One region of Budorcas taxicolor isolate Tak-1 chromosome 3, Takin1.1, whole genome shotgun sequence genomic DNA includes:
- the CDKN2C gene encoding cyclin-dependent kinase 4 inhibitor C — MAEPWGNELASAAARGDLEQLTSLLQNNVNVNAQNGFGRTALQVMKLGNPEIARRLLLRGANPDLKDRTGFAVIHDAARAGFLDTLQTLLEFQADVNIEDNEGNLPLHLAAKEGHLPVVEFLVKHTACKVGHRNHQGDTACDLARLYRRNEVVSLMEGNRAEGAANLQ, encoded by the exons ATGGCCGAGCCTTGGGGGAACGAGTTGGCGTCCGCAGCTGCCAGGGGGGACCTAGAGCAACTTACTAGTTTGTTGCAAAATAATGTAAACGTCAATGCACAAAATGGATTTGGAAGGACTGCGCTGCAG gTTATGAAACTTGGAAATCCGGAGATTGCCAGGAGACTACTACTTAGAGGTGCTAATCCCGATTTGAAAGACCGAACTGGTTTCGCTGTCATTCACGATGCGGCCAGAGCAGGTTTCCTGGACACTTTACAGACTTTGCTGGAGTTTCAAGCTGATGTTAACATCGAGGATAATGAAGGGAACCTGCCCTTGCACTTGGCTGCCAAAGAAGGCCACCTCCCCGTGGTGGAGTTCCTTGTGAAGCATACGGCCTGCAAAGTGGGGCATCGGAACCATCAGGGGGACACCGCCTGCGACTTGGCCAGGCTCTACCGGAGAAACGAGGTCGTTAGCCTCATGGAGGGCAACCGGGCGGAGGGAGCTGCGAATCTGCAATGA